TCAAATGTCGTAAGAAGGCTTTTCCTTGTGTGACGGAACTTTGGAGAAATTCAAGAGTAGGTGCTATTGTGTTGTCCAATTATTCATTCCTTCAACTGTGATAAGGCGAATTACCACCTTCACTCATGGAAGAACCAACAGAAAGATACCCCAGCAGTTTGGTTTAGTGGTGAGAACGCAACACATTAGTGTGGGTTAAGTGCACATGACGAGTTCAAACTCAATTACTAACTAAATTATGGTATTTAATTGGGAGAATGGTCGAGGGGTATACTCACGCTCCCCCGAGTTTTGAACTGGTGGAAGAGCTAACTTAGAAATTTCAATTTTGATAATCATAGGAGCACTGTTATTTTTCGCGTTGATGGGCATATCTGGCTGTTTCTTAACTTGCTTTGACGAAAGTGTGCGCGATGATTTGAGTCAGCCTTGCCAGAATGCATTGTCTTGTTGCTCTTGCGCAAGGTACAAATAATGTGTTTTATGTTCCTTTTGATTCGCATTATGTACTTCGAGACCATAGTATCTGatcatttttcatatctttGCAGCTTGTGTGCAGACTGTCATACGCGTAGACCTTATACAGGTACAACTTATATTTGCATTGATACTAACATATGCTGTGACAATTGTTCAAACTCGACATGTGAATGTTGCTACGAGAATCATTCTTGCACGGACTGTGAATGTGGGAGTTGCTTAGGAGGCGATGGTGATCAATCTGGGATACCGGTATTGTTAGTTGTAGCTGTAATTGTGCTAGGACTATTCGCCCTACTTGGCATGTTTTACAGTGTTTTGGTTGCTACAATGGTCGTACAGAGAATTTGGCAGCGACACTACCACATACTCGAGAAAAGAATGCTGACAAAGGTAAATCGACACCCTcgttttttttcaatttgattgcCCTTGTCTAGGGGCGGATCTACACCACAATAGCTATGGATCAAACTCCATATCTTCGTTAAGAAATCCACTTAATATGTATAAACATCTCCGAGGGTCTTTCAGAAACAACCTTtctacctccacgaggtagTAGTAAAGTCAACATACATTCCACCCTCCCCATACCTTACTTATGGGATatcactgggtatgttgttgttcttatgtataACTATCTATCTGGACTCTAGTCGTTGTCCTGTCTTAAAACCTAGAAACTCATAAAGTGAAAATCCTGGATCGGTCTTATGTATGCTCATTCTTGTATAGGAATATGTTGTGGAGGACGTTGGCGAGGTGGCATGTAACGATTGGTCACCGCCACCATTGCCACAACAGCATGTTCAGAAGCTGGAATCACTTGGACTTGTATAAAACTTGAAGGGGTTAACAAAGGAAACATCAGATGGATTACTACAATGGGACAATTCTTGTTTATAACAgaaaaattttctttgaaaataatttttttacacatGTGTGATATGTGCATAGTTTATAAAtgatcataattcacataaatgtaattattgaaaaaactgataatttttttttaaatgtatgtatCCATTTTGAAATTACTTCAAACAAAATCCTAATAAAGTTTAGCTTCAGATATTGTGTATATCTGTAAGATTTATATAGTTGAAGTTTATGTACATGTTATCAATTAAAGTAATTTTGcctcattttaattattttatttgaactttcaGATTTAAAATGAAGGCTAATAATAAGCTAACGGAAAATATATACGGACCACTCTATATTGAACGTGTTTtatttagataaataaatttaagcACATTGATTAGGTTACATGAATCATTTAatata
The window above is part of the Solanum pennellii chromosome 5, SPENNV200 genome. Proteins encoded here:
- the LOC107019021 gene encoding uncharacterized protein LOC107019021 isoform X2, with the translated sequence MSYYDSSSSSSLVPPLIDKPSKVDLEAGNIDQVQCRICLENDGEDFIAPCKCKGSSKYVHRECLDQWRAVKEGFAFSHCTTCKAPFYLRVNDLQRKWRTIKFRFFVTTDILFIFLAVQLVIAALGYLVYVIDAHQKFWLRLHWGFGSELGFYYICGALLFFALMGISGCFLTCFDESVRDDLSQPCQNALSCCSCASLCADCHTRRPYTGTTYICIDTNICCDNCSNSTCECCYENHSCTDCECGSCLGGDGDQSGIPRIWQRHYHILEKRMLTKEYVVEDVGEVACNDWSPPPLPQQHVQKLESLGLV
- the LOC107019021 gene encoding uncharacterized protein LOC107019021 isoform X1, yielding MSYYDSSSSSSLVPPLIDKPSKVDLEAGNIDQVQCRICLENDGEDFIAPCKCKGSSKYVHRECLDQWRAVKEGFAFSHCTTCKAPFYLRVNDLQRKWRTIKFRFFVTTDILFIFLAVQLVIAALGYLVYVIDAHQKFWLRLHWGFGSELGFYYICGALLFFALMGISGCFLTCFDESVRDDLSQPCQNALSCCSCASLCADCHTRRPYTGTTYICIDTNICCDNCSNSTCECCYENHSCTDCECGSCLGGDGDQSGIPVLLVVAVIVLGLFALLGMFYSVLVATMVVQRIWQRHYHILEKRMLTKEYVVEDVGEVACNDWSPPPLPQQHVQKLESLGLV